From the genome of Vicia villosa cultivar HV-30 ecotype Madison, WI linkage group LG2, Vvil1.0, whole genome shotgun sequence, one region includes:
- the LOC131648967 gene encoding uncharacterized protein LOC131648967, whose protein sequence is MKTNKTSNPVITFDHKRDAYGFTVRPQHLQRYREYSNIYKEEEEERSERWKSFLDRQAETESSELASDRSAVGEDEKVSGDEVVGGEVGPSLEKGVDGLQTLENGSQKEVLPESEVTRIHKVQLWSTIRSSLHTVEDMMSTRVKKKTASVKDERSKNGVSKDEQIAETEKTLSHADDAKSPKGAFEEDSEDEFYDVEKSDPSPDSPRVDGLSTSANGIAVDAAPLEVPCPWIEELEVLVRGGVPMALRGELWQAFVGVKARRVEKYYQNLLASNGDSEIKSNHQNLQLDDNDGKINAELILVPEKWKGQIEKDLPRTFPGHPALDEDGRNALRRLLTAYARHNPSVGYCQAMNFFAGLLLLLMPEENAFWTLMGILDDYFDGYFSEDMIESQVDQLVFEELVRERFPKLANHLDYLGVQVAWVTGPWFLSIFVNMLPWESVLRVWDVLLFEGNRVMLFRTAVALMELYGPALVTTKDAGDAVTLLQSLAGSTFDSSQLVLTACMGYQNINEVRLQQLRNKHRPAVIAAIEERSKGLKALRDAKGLASKLFEKSNTVQVLGNLSRSESGSTNADEILISLTGEGEIDSAPDLPEQIAWLKVELCRLLEEKRSAILRADELETALMEMVKQDNRRELSAKVERLEEEVAELRQALSDKQEQEAAMLQVLMRVEQEQKVTEDARRFAEQDAAAQRYASQVLQEKYEEATVTLAEMEKRAVMAESMLEATLQYQTGQNKLLPSPRSSQPESPGSRNNQEPTTDLPTRRISLLSRPFGLGWGNKGKPTNVEEPPVGDSPISQHEEGSGLKVQDEGNGLKVQDEGNGLKVQDEVETR, encoded by the exons ATGAAAACTAACAAAACTTCGAATCCTGTTATTACTTTCGATCACAAGAG GGATGCTTATGGGTTTACGGTGAGGCCTCAGCATCTGCAAAGATATCGTGAATACTCGAATATATACAAG GAGGAAGAGGAGGAAAGGTCAGAGCGGTGGAAGTCATTTTTAGATAGGCAGGCAGAGACGGAGTCTTCTGAATTGGCCTCAGATAGATCAGCCGTGGGAGAAGATGAGAAAGTTTCTGGTGATGAAGTTGTTGGGGGAGAAGTTGGTCCGAGTTTAGAAAAGGGTGTTGATGGACTTCAAACACTTGAAAATGGAAGTCAAAAAGAGGTGTTACCGGAATCTGAGGTGACAAGGATTCATAAAGTCCAGTTATGGTCAACCATAAGGTCGTCTCTTCATACTGTTGAGGATATGATGAGCACACGTGTAAAGAAGAAAACTGCGTCAGTAAAAGATGAAAGAAGCAAGAATGGCGTGTCAAAAGACGAGCAGATTGCTGAAACTGAGAAAACACTATCTCATGCCGATGATGCTAAATCACCAAAAGGAGCATTTGAGGAAGACTCTGAGGACGAGTTCTATGATGTTGAAAAGTCTGACCCTAGTCCAGATTCTCCTCGCGTTGATGGCTTGAGTACCTCTGCAAATGGGATTGCTGTTGATGCTGCACCACTAGAGGTTCCGTGTCCTTGGATAGAAGAGTTGGAAGTTCTTGTTCGTGGGGGAGTGCCAATGGCACTTAGGGGAGAG CTCTGGCAAGCTTTTGTGGGTGTCAAAGCAAGGCGGGTAGAGAAGTATTATCAGAATCTACTTGCCTCCAATGGTGATTCTGAAATTAAAAGTAATCATCAAAACTTGCAATTAGATGACAATGATGGTAAAATAAATGCAGAACTCATACTTGTACCAGAAAAATGGAAAGGACAGATTGAGAAG GATCTGCCGCGGACATTTCCTGGTCATCCTGCTTTGGATGAGGATGGTAGAAATGCTTTGAGACGATTACTTACTGCATATGCTCGACACAATCCCTCTGTTGGTTACTGCCAG GCCATGAATTTTTTTGCTGGCTTATTGCTGCTTTTGATGCCTGAAGAAAATGCCTTTTG GACCTTAATGGGCATTTTAGATGATTATTTTGATGGCTATTTTTCAGAGGATATGATAGAGTCTCAG GTGGATCAACTTGTTTTTGAAGAGTTGGTACGGGAGAGGTTTCCCAAATTGG CCAATCATCTAGATTATCTGGGAGTGCAAGTTGCATGGGTTACTGGACCATGGTTTCTTTCCATTTTTGTGAACATGCTTCCTTGGGAAAGTG TTCTTCGAGTGTGGGATGTGCTTCTATTTGAAGGAAACCGAGTCATGCTATTTAGAACTGCAGTTGCTTTAATGGAGCTATATG GTCCCGCATTGGTAACAACAAAGGATGCTGGAGATGCAGTAACTTTACTTCAGTCATTAGCCGGCTCCACTTTTGATAGCAGCCAGCTTGTATTGACAGCTTGCATGGGTTACCAAAATATAAATGAAGTTCGATTGCAGCAGCTGAGGAATAAACATAGGCCAGCTGTAATAGCTGCaattgaagaaagatcaaaaggGCTTAAAGCGTTGAGGGATGCCAAGGGTCTGGCATCAAAGCTATTTGAGAAATCGAATACTGTGCAAGTACTTGGGAATTTATCTCGTTCAGAATCTGGTTCTACTAATGCAGATGAAATATTGATCAGTCTGACTGGAGAGGGTGAGATAGATTCAGCTCCAGATCTTCCAGAGCAG ATTGCATGGCTGAAAGTTGAACTTTGCAGATTATTAGAAGAGAAGCGATCAGCTATTCTCAG AGCAGATGAGCTTGAAACAGCATTAATGGAAATGGTTAAGCAGGACAATAGGCGGGAACTGAGCGCCAAG GTAGAGCGATTAGAAGAAGAGGTTGCTGAGCTTAGACAAGCACTTTCTGATAAACAAGAACAGGAAGCTGCAATGCTTCAG GTTTTGATGCGAGTGGAGCAAGAACAAAAGGTAACAGAGGATGCCCGCAGGTTCGCTGAGCAAGACGCAGCTGCACAAAGATATGCTTCCCAAGTGCTTCAG gaaaaatatgaagaagcaaCTGTTACACTTGCAGAAATGGAGAAGAGAGCGGTTATGGCAgaatctatgcttgaagctacaTTGCAGTATCAGACTGGCCAAAATAAACTGCTACCATCTCCGCG ATCTTCACAGCCAGAATCTCCAGGATCTAGAAACAATCAAGAGCCTACGACGGATCTACCTACCAGGAGGATAAGTTTACTTTCTCGTCCATTTGGACTTGGATGGGGTAACAAG GGTAAACCTACTAATGTGGAAGAACCGCCTGTGGGAGACAGTCCCATCAGTCAACATGAGGAGGGCAGTGGCCTTAAAGTACAGGATGAGGGAAATGGTCTTAAAGTACAGGATGAGGGCAATGGTCTTAAAGTACAGGATGAGGTGGAAACAAGATAG
- the LOC131648972 gene encoding probable plastid-lipid-associated protein 12, chloroplastic isoform X2, protein MALTLRVANVNLGFESSFSRSSFVSLNSSKSRSFVFRCSQVQQLSTTEESENSLIEALVGIQGRGRSSSPNQLNAIEQAIQVLETLGGVSEPTDSSLIEGRWQLIFTTRPGTASPIQAAASIKDGKRILFRFDRAAFSFKFLPFKVPYPVPFKLLGDEAKGWLDTTYLSHSGNLRISRGNKGTTFVLQKQTQPRQKLLTAISSGVRVREAIDELISLNKKSEDKEPELEEGEWKMIWNSQTVTDSWLENAANGLMGKQIVGKNGRIKYVVDILLGLKFSMAGNFVKSGPKVYEVTMDDAAIIGGPFGYPLEFGKKFILEILFSDEKVRLSRGDNGIIFVHVRADASR, encoded by the exons ATGGCTCTCACTCTCAGAGTTGCGAATGTAAACCTAGGGTTTGAGTCGTCATTTTCCCgttcatcttttgtttctctcaaTTCCTCCAAATCTCGTAGCTTCGTATTTCGGTGCTCTCAAGTTCAGCAATTGTCAACTACAGAAGAATCTGAGAACTCACTCATTGAAGCTCTTGTTGGCATCCAAGGACGAGGACGTTCTTCTTCTCCCAATCAACTCAAT GCTATTGAACAAGCTATTCAAGTTCTGGAGACTTTAGGGGGTGTATCTGAACCT ACGGACTCAAGTTTGATTGAGGGTCGCTGGCAGCTCATTTTTACTACCAGACCTGGAACAGCATCGCCTATTCAG GCAGCAGCATCCATTAAAGATGGAAAAAGAATCCTTTTTCGGTTTGACAGAGCTGCCTTTTCATTTAAATTTCTTCCATTTAAAGTTCCATATCCAGTTCCATTTAAGCTACTTGGAGATGAAGCAAAGGGTTGGTTAGACACCACATACTTGTCGCATTCCGGAAACCTTCGCATCTCAAGAGGAAATAAG GGAACCACATTTGTGCTGCAGAAGCAAACTCAACCTAGACAAAAGTTATTAACCGCAATTTCGTCGGGGGTGCGTGTTAGAGAG GCAATAGATGAACTCATTTCCTTAAATAAGAAATCTGAGGATAAAGAACCAGAACTAGAAGAGGGTGAGTGGAAGATGATATGGAATTCACAG ACTGTGACAGATAGTTGGCTTGAGAATGCTGCCAATGGTCTGATGGGAAAGCAG ATTGTTGGGAAGAATGGACGAATAAAGTATGTGGTTGATATCTTGCTCGGGCTGAAGTTCTCGATGGCTGGAAATTTTGT AAAAAGCGGCCCAAAAGTGTACGAGGTTACAATGGATGATGCAGCCATAATTGGTGGCCCATTTGGATATCCTCTAGAATTTGGCAAGAAGTTCATCTTGGAGATTTT ATTCAGTGATGAAAAGGTCAGACTTAGCCGTGGAGACAATGGAATTATTTTTGTACATGTTCGCGCGGATGCATCAAGGTGA
- the LOC131648972 gene encoding probable plastid-lipid-associated protein 12, chloroplastic isoform X1, with protein MALTLRVANVNLGFESSFSRSSFVSLNSSKSRSFVFRCSQVQQLSTTEESENSLIEALVGIQGRGRSSSPNQLNAIEQAIQVLETLGGVSEPTDSSLIEGRWQLIFTTRPGTASPIQRTFVGVDFFSVFQEVYLRTNDPRVSNIVSFSDAIGELKVEAAASIKDGKRILFRFDRAAFSFKFLPFKVPYPVPFKLLGDEAKGWLDTTYLSHSGNLRISRGNKGTTFVLQKQTQPRQKLLTAISSGVRVREAIDELISLNKKSEDKEPELEEGEWKMIWNSQTVTDSWLENAANGLMGKQIVGKNGRIKYVVDILLGLKFSMAGNFVKSGPKVYEVTMDDAAIIGGPFGYPLEFGKKFILEILFSDEKVRLSRGDNGIIFVHVRADASR; from the exons ATGGCTCTCACTCTCAGAGTTGCGAATGTAAACCTAGGGTTTGAGTCGTCATTTTCCCgttcatcttttgtttctctcaaTTCCTCCAAATCTCGTAGCTTCGTATTTCGGTGCTCTCAAGTTCAGCAATTGTCAACTACAGAAGAATCTGAGAACTCACTCATTGAAGCTCTTGTTGGCATCCAAGGACGAGGACGTTCTTCTTCTCCCAATCAACTCAAT GCTATTGAACAAGCTATTCAAGTTCTGGAGACTTTAGGGGGTGTATCTGAACCT ACGGACTCAAGTTTGATTGAGGGTCGCTGGCAGCTCATTTTTACTACCAGACCTGGAACAGCATCGCCTATTCAG AGAACATTTGTTGGGGTTGATTTTTTTAGTGTATTTCAAGAGGTTTATCTTCGAACAAATGATCCGCGCGTAAGCAATATTGTATCATTTTCTGATGCCATTGGTGAGCTCAAAGTGGAG GCAGCAGCATCCATTAAAGATGGAAAAAGAATCCTTTTTCGGTTTGACAGAGCTGCCTTTTCATTTAAATTTCTTCCATTTAAAGTTCCATATCCAGTTCCATTTAAGCTACTTGGAGATGAAGCAAAGGGTTGGTTAGACACCACATACTTGTCGCATTCCGGAAACCTTCGCATCTCAAGAGGAAATAAG GGAACCACATTTGTGCTGCAGAAGCAAACTCAACCTAGACAAAAGTTATTAACCGCAATTTCGTCGGGGGTGCGTGTTAGAGAG GCAATAGATGAACTCATTTCCTTAAATAAGAAATCTGAGGATAAAGAACCAGAACTAGAAGAGGGTGAGTGGAAGATGATATGGAATTCACAG ACTGTGACAGATAGTTGGCTTGAGAATGCTGCCAATGGTCTGATGGGAAAGCAG ATTGTTGGGAAGAATGGACGAATAAAGTATGTGGTTGATATCTTGCTCGGGCTGAAGTTCTCGATGGCTGGAAATTTTGT AAAAAGCGGCCCAAAAGTGTACGAGGTTACAATGGATGATGCAGCCATAATTGGTGGCCCATTTGGATATCCTCTAGAATTTGGCAAGAAGTTCATCTTGGAGATTTT ATTCAGTGATGAAAAGGTCAGACTTAGCCGTGGAGACAATGGAATTATTTTTGTACATGTTCGCGCGGATGCATCAAGGTGA